The following coding sequences are from one Halorubrum sp. BOL3-1 window:
- a CDS encoding UPF0058 family protein: MKKQELIHLHGLLAEVRKQCEFWDDDVDLEAYEELGVKPTSIHKSKTDHKAAVFKLTEGITEPMESSESEPLAPTAD; encoded by the coding sequence ATGAAGAAGCAGGAACTCATCCATCTTCACGGTCTCCTCGCAGAGGTACGAAAACAGTGCGAGTTCTGGGACGACGACGTCGACCTCGAGGCGTACGAAGAACTGGGCGTCAAACCGACATCGATTCACAAGTCGAAGACCGACCACAAGGCAGCCGTTTTCAAGCTGACTGAGGGAATCACCGAGCCGATGGAGTCGTCCGAATCGGAGCCGCTGGCCCCGACCGCCGACTGA
- a CDS encoding PLDc N-terminal domain-containing protein: MSPLLLQGAAAGIALLISLAFLVAHLLMIVWTYSDAQDRSEHPPVLWALVVFFAPILGILLYLIIGRSSY; this comes from the coding sequence ATGTCCCCGCTACTCCTCCAAGGCGCGGCCGCGGGAATCGCGCTCCTGATCAGCCTCGCGTTCCTCGTGGCTCACCTATTGATGATCGTATGGACGTACTCCGACGCGCAGGACCGCAGCGAACACCCGCCCGTCCTCTGGGCGCTCGTCGTGTTCTTCGCACCGATCCTCGGTATCCTGCTGTACCTCATCATCGGGCGGAGCTCCTACTGA
- a CDS encoding DNA-3-methyladenine glycosylase, giving the protein MERGAIDVDDLAGSFDLQATLESGQSYLWNRADGEMYDELHAHGGDAWYETVVDPIPGLTDERVAVRVRQEGGVHDGTLRWEASADAEPLLTYLLRLDDDLDAIYDATSDLPLLERAYDAYEGMRLTRDPAFPCLISFICSAQMRVARVHGMQRRLRETYGDAVALGDETYSAFPTPEQLAARTEDELRDLSLGYRAPYVQRTAEMVASGEADPREALDLPYEDARESLTRFVGVGDKVADCVLLFSLGFLGAVPLDTWIRTTVEEYYPDCDRGSYAATSRAIRERFGGGFAGYAQTYVFYYLRAGGE; this is encoded by the coding sequence ATGGAACGCGGGGCGATCGACGTCGACGACTTGGCCGGATCGTTCGATCTTCAGGCGACCCTCGAGAGCGGGCAGAGCTACCTCTGGAACCGCGCGGACGGCGAGATGTACGACGAACTTCACGCCCACGGGGGCGACGCGTGGTACGAGACCGTTGTCGACCCGATTCCCGGGCTGACGGACGAGCGCGTCGCGGTCCGGGTTCGCCAGGAGGGCGGCGTCCACGACGGAACGCTTCGTTGGGAGGCGTCGGCCGACGCCGAGCCGCTGTTGACATACCTGCTCCGGCTCGACGACGACCTCGACGCAATCTACGACGCCACGTCGGATCTCCCCCTCTTGGAGCGCGCGTACGACGCCTACGAGGGGATGCGGCTGACCCGCGATCCGGCGTTTCCCTGCCTGATATCATTTATCTGCTCGGCACAGATGCGCGTCGCCCGCGTCCACGGGATGCAGCGGCGGCTTCGGGAGACGTACGGCGACGCGGTCGCGCTCGGTGACGAGACGTACAGTGCGTTCCCGACGCCCGAGCAGTTGGCCGCGCGAACGGAAGACGAACTCCGCGACCTCTCTTTAGGCTACCGCGCGCCGTACGTCCAGCGCACCGCCGAGATGGTCGCGAGCGGGGAAGCCGACCCGCGAGAGGCGCTCGACTTACCGTACGAGGACGCCCGCGAGTCGCTCACGCGGTTCGTCGGCGTTGGCGACAAGGTCGCAGACTGCGTGTTGCTGTTCTCGCTCGGGTTCCTCGGAGCGGTACCGTTGGACACCTGGATCCGCACCACCGTCGAGGAGTACTACCCCGACTGCGACCGCGGGAGCTACGCGGCGACGTCCCGGGCGATCCGCGAGCGGTTCGGCGGCGGGTTCGCCGGCTACGCGCAGACGTACGTGTTCTACTACCTCCGCGCCGGCGGCGAGTGA
- a CDS encoding DUF555 domain-containing protein, giving the protein MDCRVVVEAAVPVYDVATVDEAVRIAISKTGEMLNPDLNYVEIDAGTRTSPGGEQLDPAFVAADEALVALELQMDVFNVDRDEHASRVARKEIGKRLRNIPLKVLSVTEIDPEESDRANETETDRGESASGDDAGNAGD; this is encoded by the coding sequence ATGGACTGTCGAGTCGTCGTCGAGGCGGCGGTTCCGGTGTACGACGTGGCGACCGTCGACGAGGCGGTCCGGATCGCCATCTCGAAGACCGGCGAGATGCTCAACCCGGATCTCAACTACGTCGAGATAGACGCTGGAACGCGGACGTCGCCCGGTGGAGAGCAGCTCGACCCGGCGTTCGTCGCGGCCGACGAGGCGCTCGTCGCCTTGGAGCTTCAGATGGACGTGTTCAACGTCGATCGCGACGAACACGCTAGCCGCGTCGCGCGCAAGGAGATCGGAAAGCGCCTCCGGAACATCCCCCTGAAGGTGCTGTCGGTCACCGAGATCGATCCCGAGGAGAGCGACCGCGCCAACGAAACCGAGACCGATCGGGGAGAGTCGGCATCGGGCGACGACGCGGGAAACGCCGGCGACTGA
- a CDS encoding Zn-dependent hydrolase, with translation MNLPIDADRLRADIEANAAFGRVETDDPEANARTNRTGTEANRRARERLVDRLREADLDVAVDAVGNVLGTWTPESADPDAAPVVSGSHLDSVPEGGIFDGPLGVYAALEAVRAMRGDGFEPDRPVGVVSFTEEEGGTFGNGLLGSTVATGELALDEALALTNDDGETLDEALDRIGYRGGDGVDAATPTDADGAATTLDPASWDAFYELHVEQDTKLEDAGATAGVVTTITGITHCAATIDGEANHAGATAMGDRTDALAAASEFVLNVEAAANEVVETASPSAVGTVGSLSVEPNATNVVPGRVEAGVDVRDVETESMEAIVDAARDSLARLERERGVETAFERPFDVAPTPMSDRLREAAHEAADAAGREAVDLHSGAAHDAMRVAGVTDSSLLFAPSRDGISHSPREWTDWDDCAAATEVLAGALARVAVDE, from the coding sequence ATGAACCTCCCAATCGACGCGGACCGGCTCCGCGCGGACATCGAGGCGAACGCGGCGTTCGGTCGGGTCGAGACGGACGACCCGGAGGCGAACGCGCGAACGAACCGGACCGGCACCGAGGCGAATCGACGGGCGAGAGAGCGGCTGGTCGACCGCCTCCGCGAGGCCGACCTCGACGTCGCGGTCGACGCGGTCGGGAACGTCCTCGGGACGTGGACCCCGGAGAGCGCCGACCCGGACGCGGCGCCGGTCGTCTCGGGGAGCCATCTCGACAGCGTCCCCGAGGGCGGGATCTTCGACGGCCCCCTCGGAGTGTACGCCGCGCTGGAGGCGGTGCGCGCGATGCGCGGCGACGGGTTCGAACCCGACCGGCCGGTCGGCGTCGTCAGCTTCACCGAGGAGGAGGGCGGTACCTTCGGGAACGGACTGCTCGGCTCGACGGTCGCGACGGGCGAGCTGGCGCTCGACGAAGCGCTCGCGCTGACGAACGACGACGGGGAGACGCTCGACGAGGCGCTCGACCGGATCGGCTACCGCGGGGGCGACGGGGTTGACGCCGCTACGCCGACCGACGCGGACGGCGCGGCGACGACGCTCGATCCCGCGTCGTGGGACGCCTTCTACGAGCTCCACGTCGAGCAGGACACGAAGCTGGAGGACGCGGGCGCGACCGCCGGCGTCGTGACGACGATCACCGGGATCACCCACTGCGCGGCGACGATAGACGGAGAGGCGAACCACGCGGGCGCGACCGCGATGGGCGACCGCACCGACGCGCTCGCGGCCGCGAGCGAGTTCGTCTTGAACGTCGAGGCGGCCGCGAACGAGGTCGTCGAGACCGCGTCGCCGTCGGCAGTCGGCACCGTCGGGTCACTATCGGTCGAGCCGAACGCGACGAACGTCGTGCCCGGCCGGGTCGAGGCGGGCGTCGACGTCCGGGACGTCGAGACCGAGTCGATGGAGGCGATCGTCGATGCCGCGCGTGACTCCCTCGCTCGGCTGGAGCGCGAGCGCGGCGTCGAGACCGCGTTCGAGCGACCGTTCGACGTGGCGCCGACGCCGATGAGCGACCGCCTCCGCGAGGCCGCCCACGAGGCGGCGGACGCCGCCGGCCGCGAGGCGGTCGACCTCCACTCGGGCGCGGCTCACGACGCGATGCGAGTCGCGGGCGTCACCGACTCGTCGCTGCTTTTCGCCCCCTCGCGCGACGGGATCTCGCACAGCCCCCGCGAGTGGACCGACTGGGACGACTGCGCCGCGGCGACCGAGGTGCTCGCCGGGGCGCTCGCGCGCGTTGCGGTCGACGAGTGA
- a CDS encoding HAMP domain-containing sensor histidine kinase — protein MDRRTAVAFVGDDANASERVSRAVDTVWEGPNGPTFRAVAPANFDASRDVEELLNATCGVVITAAAATDDAVRDRLAALPSTVPVIAFVEDATTETIRTLLSADVDDVVDAGGRDSNSGSAGDSQLVECLASRVDHDRVRLGDDDVARLTGVLLDAGTTLMSTRTDEVETKIEWTMENVGEHAELDRIVCYREDDGPFVPAYSWCPDGFEPASKTFDDFPEPDRLSTFGNVARSSTSPATVHVPLVVDWELSGVVAFESDDRRVWTDDEVDLYRTLGDLVAHTVARNDRRAALRRQAEQLEQFSAVVSHDLRNPLNVLSGYLSLSEEELSPARYEAMSGAVDRMETLIDDLLMLARRGEAIGDTEPVPVETVAEDAWQSVRAPDATLTIADEVGRVEADPSRLRQALENLFRNAIDHGGRDVTIELGPLATDGGGRGMYVADDGPGIPAEMVDTVFDSGVSSADSSGIGLAIVDRIVEAHEWDIEARNDDGAVFELTFGADATRAAPP, from the coding sequence ATGGACCGGCGAACAGCCGTCGCGTTCGTAGGTGACGACGCGAACGCCAGCGAACGCGTGTCTCGTGCGGTCGATACCGTCTGGGAGGGACCGAACGGACCGACGTTTCGGGCGGTCGCCCCCGCCAATTTCGACGCGAGTCGCGACGTCGAGGAGCTGCTGAACGCGACGTGCGGTGTGGTTATCACCGCTGCGGCCGCGACCGACGACGCAGTGCGAGACCGTCTGGCGGCCCTCCCGTCGACCGTACCAGTGATCGCGTTCGTCGAGGACGCGACGACGGAGACGATCCGCACCCTGTTGTCGGCCGACGTGGACGACGTGGTCGACGCCGGTGGCCGAGACTCGAACTCCGGGAGTGCCGGAGACTCCCAGCTCGTCGAGTGCCTCGCGAGCCGAGTGGACCACGACCGAGTTCGACTCGGTGACGACGACGTCGCTCGCCTCACAGGTGTGTTGCTCGATGCCGGGACGACGCTGATGAGCACGCGCACCGACGAGGTCGAGACGAAGATCGAGTGGACGATGGAGAACGTCGGCGAACACGCGGAACTCGATCGGATCGTCTGTTATCGAGAGGACGACGGACCGTTCGTGCCCGCGTACAGTTGGTGTCCCGACGGCTTCGAGCCGGCGTCGAAGACGTTTGACGACTTTCCCGAGCCGGACCGACTGTCGACGTTCGGTAACGTTGCGCGCTCGTCCACTTCGCCGGCGACGGTTCACGTGCCGCTCGTCGTCGACTGGGAGCTGAGCGGGGTCGTCGCGTTCGAATCCGACGACCGCCGCGTCTGGACGGACGACGAAGTCGACCTGTACCGCACGCTCGGCGACTTGGTCGCGCACACGGTCGCACGAAACGATCGTCGAGCGGCGCTCCGACGCCAGGCAGAACAGCTCGAACAGTTCAGCGCCGTCGTCTCACACGACCTCAGGAACCCGCTCAACGTGCTTTCGGGGTACCTCTCTCTCTCGGAGGAAGAACTCTCGCCGGCGCGCTACGAGGCCATGAGCGGCGCAGTCGACCGCATGGAGACGCTGATCGACGACCTCCTCATGCTCGCACGCCGGGGCGAGGCGATCGGTGACACGGAACCGGTTCCGGTCGAGACCGTCGCGGAGGACGCTTGGCAGTCGGTTCGCGCGCCCGACGCGACCCTCACGATCGCGGACGAGGTCGGCCGCGTGGAGGCCGATCCGAGCCGCCTCCGTCAGGCGCTTGAAAACCTCTTCCGGAACGCGATCGACCACGGCGGTCGGGACGTCACGATAGAGCTCGGTCCGCTCGCCACGGACGGCGGCGGCAGGGGAATGTACGTCGCGGACGACGGTCCGGGGATCCCGGCCGAAATGGTCGACACGGTCTTCGACTCTGGCGTCTCGTCGGCCGACAGCTCCGGGATCGGCCTGGCGATCGTCGACCGAATCGTCGAGGCACACGAGTGGGACATCGAGGCGCGAAACGACGACGGGGCCGTCTTCGAACTCACGTTCGGTGCGGACGCGACGCGGGCCGCGCCGCCGTAG
- a CDS encoding sodium:calcium antiporter, with the protein MVGLLSDAPVVHLAVIAAATGFIWLGSGWLEEAAETLSGYYGLPAVVQGSVVVAVGSSFPELVSVLVTALTGVFEMGVGALVGSAIFNVLVIPAVAGIGGEGELEANRTIVYKEAQFYMLAVSALVVTFALAVIYYPVSSDPIVGTMPRSLAVIPLALYGLYLFIQYQDVDDAEVARVRDGVDIGREWAKLAAGLGLIVVTVERLVASVESLGVAFGIPEFLAGVTIVAAATSLPDALVSVRTARENRGATSLGNVLGSNTFDLLVAIPLGVLIVGEVAVNFSTAVPMLGVLTVATVLLFVTLRTDLALERRESYALLAAYGLFVAWVVAETVGATQALKGV; encoded by the coding sequence GTGGTCGGACTCCTCTCCGACGCGCCGGTCGTTCACCTCGCCGTGATCGCCGCCGCGACCGGTTTCATTTGGCTCGGAAGCGGGTGGTTAGAGGAGGCCGCGGAGACGCTCTCCGGGTACTACGGGCTTCCCGCGGTAGTTCAGGGATCGGTCGTCGTCGCGGTGGGATCGAGCTTCCCGGAGCTGGTGAGCGTACTCGTCACCGCCCTCACGGGCGTCTTCGAAATGGGCGTGGGCGCGCTCGTCGGCTCGGCCATCTTCAACGTCCTCGTGATCCCCGCGGTCGCGGGTATCGGGGGCGAGGGGGAACTGGAAGCGAACCGGACGATCGTGTACAAGGAGGCCCAGTTCTACATGCTCGCGGTCTCGGCGCTGGTCGTGACGTTCGCGCTCGCGGTCATCTACTACCCGGTCTCGTCGGACCCGATCGTCGGGACGATGCCCCGTTCGCTCGCCGTCATCCCGCTCGCGCTGTACGGTCTCTACCTCTTCATCCAGTATCAGGACGTCGACGACGCGGAGGTGGCTCGGGTCCGGGACGGGGTCGACATCGGTCGGGAGTGGGCGAAGCTGGCGGCCGGGCTCGGGCTCATCGTCGTCACCGTCGAGCGGCTCGTCGCGTCGGTCGAGTCGCTCGGCGTCGCGTTCGGGATCCCGGAGTTCCTCGCCGGCGTCACGATCGTCGCGGCCGCGACGAGCCTCCCGGACGCGCTCGTGAGCGTTCGGACCGCGCGCGAGAACCGCGGCGCGACGAGCCTCGGGAACGTCCTCGGGTCGAACACCTTCGACCTGCTCGTCGCGATCCCGCTCGGCGTCCTGATCGTCGGCGAGGTCGCTGTCAACTTCTCGACGGCGGTGCCGATGCTCGGCGTCTTGACCGTCGCGACGGTCCTGCTGTTCGTGACGCTGCGGACGGACCTCGCGCTGGAGCGGCGCGAGTCGTACGCGCTGCTCGCGGCCTACGGCCTGTTCGTCGCGTGGGTCGTCGCCGAGACGGTCGGAGCGACGCAGGCGCTCAAGGGGGTGTGA
- a CDS encoding TATA-box-binding protein, whose amino-acid sequence MTNPADSIEIQNVVASTGIGQELDLEALAEDLPGADFNPDNFPGLVYRTQEPKAAALIFRSGKIVCTGAKSIDDVHEALGIIFEKLRGLQIPVEEDPDITVQNIVSSADLGHNLNLNALAIGLGLEDVEYEPEQFPGLVYRMDEPEVVILLFGSGKIVITGGKRTDDAEEAVEEIVERIEGLGLLG is encoded by the coding sequence ATGACGAACCCTGCAGACTCGATCGAGATTCAGAACGTTGTCGCATCGACGGGTATCGGTCAGGAACTCGATTTGGAGGCCCTTGCCGAAGACCTCCCGGGCGCGGATTTTAACCCCGACAACTTCCCCGGGCTCGTGTACCGCACCCAAGAGCCGAAGGCCGCGGCGCTCATTTTCCGCTCGGGCAAGATCGTCTGTACCGGGGCAAAGAGTATCGATGACGTTCACGAAGCGCTCGGGATAATCTTCGAGAAGCTTCGCGGCCTTCAGATCCCCGTCGAAGAGGATCCGGATATCACTGTTCAGAACATCGTGTCGAGCGCAGATCTCGGACACAACCTCAACCTCAACGCTCTCGCGATCGGTCTCGGTCTCGAAGATGTGGAGTACGAGCCGGAGCAGTTCCCCGGACTCGTTTATCGGATGGATGAACCCGAAGTAGTCATCCTCCTCTTCGGAAGCGGGAAGATCGTTATCACGGGTGGTAAACGTACCGACGACGCCGAGGAGGCGGTCGAAGAGATCGTCGAACGCATCGAAGGACTCGGCCTGCTCGGCTGA
- a CDS encoding DMT family transporter, protein MNSKPVVSPSAGLAVAVVAVSAGAILVRLSDAPSSVAAFYRVLFTTLPLASVAAWRYRAEFARIRPRDLAFTVLSGVALAVHFAAWFESLRWTSVAASVTLVQAQPVFVVLGAWLLLRERVTRRMAAGIAVAVAGMASMSLGDSLGVVAIGPRPLYGNALALSGAVAAAGYVLAGRSLRQRISLIPYVTVVYGVCVIVLLAFVLAAGHPLTGYPSREWLLFVGMAAGPGLLGHTVLNWALAHLESSVVSVSLLGEPVGATLLAFVLLSETPMSTTVAGGCVVLLGIYVTAASDRE, encoded by the coding sequence ATGAACTCGAAGCCGGTGGTGTCACCGAGCGCGGGACTGGCGGTCGCGGTCGTTGCCGTGAGTGCGGGAGCGATTCTCGTGCGGCTGAGCGACGCGCCGAGTTCGGTCGCCGCGTTCTACCGCGTACTGTTTACGACGCTCCCGCTGGCTTCCGTCGCCGCGTGGCGATATCGCGCGGAGTTCGCACGGATTCGGCCTCGGGACCTCGCGTTCACGGTGCTGTCCGGGGTCGCGCTCGCCGTCCACTTCGCGGCGTGGTTCGAGAGTCTCCGGTGGACGAGCGTCGCCGCGAGCGTGACGCTCGTTCAGGCCCAACCGGTGTTCGTCGTGCTCGGCGCGTGGCTGCTGTTGCGTGAACGCGTCACGCGTCGCATGGCCGCGGGAATCGCCGTCGCCGTCGCCGGGATGGCGTCGATGTCGCTCGGCGACTCACTCGGCGTCGTGGCGATCGGTCCCCGTCCGCTGTACGGGAACGCACTGGCGCTGTCCGGCGCGGTCGCCGCAGCGGGATACGTACTGGCCGGGCGGTCGCTGCGCCAGCGCATCTCGCTGATCCCCTACGTTACGGTCGTGTACGGCGTCTGCGTGATCGTTCTGCTCGCGTTCGTCCTCGCGGCCGGACATCCGCTTACCGGATATCCCTCCCGAGAGTGGCTCCTGTTCGTCGGCATGGCCGCGGGTCCGGGGCTGCTCGGTCACACCGTTCTCAACTGGGCGCTCGCGCACCTCGAGTCGAGCGTCGTCTCCGTCTCCTTGCTCGGTGAACCGGTCGGCGCGACGCTGCTCGCGTTCGTGTTGCTGTCTGAGACGCCGATGTCGACCACGGTAGCCGGCGGTTGTGTCGTCCTGCTGGGCATCTACGTCACGGCGGCTTCCGACCGGGAATAG
- a CDS encoding SRPBCC family protein — MPTYRRTTRVPAPIEDVWVFHSTVDGLRELTPDWMRLRIGEVEGPNGSPDPEVLVAGSTIEMSLRPFGVGPRQRWTSRIVERDPEGTTSPDRSARFVDEMEGGPFRRWEHTHAFYADGDETLLVDTVAYRLPLGPLGDVAGPPAKIGFEGMFRDRHRRTIERFSEN, encoded by the coding sequence ATGCCGACGTACAGGCGGACGACTCGGGTGCCGGCCCCGATCGAAGACGTGTGGGTGTTTCACTCCACGGTTGACGGACTGCGAGAACTCACCCCCGACTGGATGCGCCTCCGCATCGGCGAGGTCGAGGGACCGAACGGTTCACCCGATCCCGAGGTCCTCGTCGCCGGGTCGACGATCGAAATGTCGCTCAGACCGTTCGGGGTCGGACCGCGACAGCGGTGGACTTCGCGGATCGTCGAGCGCGATCCCGAAGGGACCACGTCGCCCGATCGCTCTGCCCGGTTCGTCGACGAGATGGAAGGCGGTCCGTTCCGACGCTGGGAGCACACGCACGCGTTCTACGCCGACGGCGACGAGACTCTACTCGTCGACACGGTCGCCTATCGGCTGCCGCTCGGACCGCTCGGTGACGTCGCCGGGCCGCCGGCGAAGATCGGGTTCGAAGGGATGTTCCGCGACCGACACCGGCGGACGATCGAACGGTTCTCAGAGAACTGA
- a CDS encoding Cdc6/Cdc18 family protein — protein MDAADDLFTREDPIFANKELLEISHLPGEGRIVGRDDEIADLATAVNPAIFGQSPSNVLIYGKTGTGKSLCAKYVSKRLVSTASEEGVTATFAYVDCAQDTTETQAVQTIAESVNDPEETGINVPDKGLSTSTYYKRLWRILDQRYDVVLILLDEIDKLDDDAILMQLSRAGEAGKITDCKLGVVGISNKIQYKDRMDERVKSSLCEREFVFPPYDANQLREIMQARADAFHDDVLEPSTIPRAAALAAREHGDARKAIDILRYAGEIAQANSEPTVREEFVTQARERAETDRFRELIRGSTPHSRYVLQALALLSLSNGRQDGFRTSRVYEIYENICRQEGSDSLSLRRVRDLLKEHAFLDIIEQSKHSGGSAEGSYTKHQLLEDPGVVKEVLTEDDTET, from the coding sequence ATGGACGCAGCGGACGACCTCTTTACCAGAGAGGATCCCATCTTCGCGAACAAGGAACTCCTCGAGATCAGCCACCTACCGGGTGAGGGACGTATCGTCGGTCGAGACGACGAGATAGCCGACTTGGCAACGGCGGTCAATCCGGCTATTTTCGGACAGAGTCCGAGTAACGTGCTCATTTACGGAAAGACAGGTACCGGGAAGTCCTTGTGTGCGAAGTACGTCTCGAAGCGGCTCGTTTCGACCGCCAGCGAGGAAGGCGTCACGGCGACGTTCGCTTACGTCGACTGCGCGCAAGACACCACGGAGACACAGGCGGTCCAGACGATCGCTGAGAGCGTCAACGATCCCGAAGAGACCGGTATCAACGTCCCTGATAAAGGACTCTCGACTTCAACGTACTACAAACGCCTCTGGCGGATCCTCGACCAACGATACGATGTCGTCCTGATCCTCCTCGACGAGATCGACAAGCTCGACGACGACGCCATCCTGATGCAGCTGTCTCGCGCCGGTGAGGCCGGAAAGATCACCGACTGTAAGCTCGGCGTCGTCGGGATCAGCAACAAGATTCAGTACAAAGATCGGATGGACGAACGCGTCAAATCGAGCCTCTGCGAACGCGAGTTCGTCTTCCCGCCGTACGACGCGAACCAACTCAGGGAGATCATGCAGGCACGTGCGGACGCGTTCCACGACGACGTTCTCGAGCCGTCGACAATTCCCCGTGCCGCCGCGCTCGCCGCACGCGAACACGGTGACGCCCGGAAGGCAATCGATATCCTCCGGTACGCCGGCGAGATCGCGCAGGCGAACAGCGAACCCACGGTCCGCGAGGAGTTCGTCACACAGGCACGCGAGCGAGCGGAGACCGATCGATTCCGCGAACTTATCCGCGGATCTACCCCTCACTCGCGATACGTCCTTCAGGCGCTCGCGCTGTTGTCGCTCTCAAACGGCCGACAGGACGGGTTCCGGACGAGTCGAGTGTACGAGATATACGAGAACATCTGTCGACAGGAAGGGTCTGACAGCCTCTCGCTGCGACGCGTTCGCGACCTCCTGAAAGAACACGCGTTTCTCGACATCATCGAACAGTCGAAACACAGCGGCGGTAGCGCTGAGGGTAGCTACACGAAACACCAACTTCTCGAAGATCCGGGCGTCGTGAAAGAGGTCCTTACCGAGGACGACACGGAAACGTAA
- a CDS encoding MarR family transcriptional regulator produces MGPTEDPGEATAPRVLDNRRDATRYRVLVEIAARQPAVSQEEIADVIGVTSQAVSDYVRDLVDGGFVKKRGRGRYEVTKEGVDWIITRTDALSEFVSRVSDDVLGSVDIDAAVATDTVDEGDEVGLAMRDGVLHAVPDGGSATAVVVTGGEAGEAVGVTDFDGVVEYDPGVVTVVPVPAVTEGNPPSSDIVLDRAAGADLVAVGGTEAYALATRTGVRPDVRFGSTTGVSQAALRGLDVLLLVSTDELSRHTTRLREDGVRYEVRDSLER; encoded by the coding sequence ATGGGACCGACCGAGGATCCGGGAGAGGCGACCGCACCGCGAGTGCTCGACAACCGGCGCGACGCGACTCGATACCGGGTTCTCGTCGAAATTGCGGCACGACAGCCGGCGGTGAGCCAAGAGGAGATTGCGGACGTGATCGGCGTGACATCACAAGCCGTGAGCGACTACGTCAGAGACTTGGTCGACGGAGGGTTCGTCAAGAAACGCGGTCGCGGTCGATACGAGGTGACCAAGGAAGGAGTCGACTGGATTATCACGCGGACTGACGCTCTCTCGGAGTTCGTCTCTCGGGTGTCGGACGACGTTCTGGGAAGCGTCGACATCGACGCCGCGGTGGCGACAGACACCGTCGATGAGGGGGACGAGGTCGGCCTCGCGATGCGCGACGGCGTGTTACACGCCGTTCCCGATGGCGGATCGGCGACCGCCGTCGTCGTCACCGGCGGCGAGGCGGGAGAGGCGGTCGGTGTCACCGACTTCGATGGCGTGGTGGAGTACGACCCGGGTGTTGTGACGGTCGTCCCCGTTCCGGCGGTAACGGAGGGGAATCCGCCGTCTTCCGACATCGTTCTGGACCGCGCTGCGGGGGCGGACTTGGTCGCGGTCGGCGGGACAGAGGCGTACGCGCTCGCGACTCGGACCGGAGTTCGGCCGGATGTCCGATTCGGTTCGACAACGGGGGTCTCGCAGGCAGCTCTTCGCGGTCTGGACGTGTTGTTACTCGTGTCGACCGACGAACTCTCCCGACACACGACACGACTTCGCGAGGACGGCGTGCGATACGAGGTTCGAGACTCCCTCGAACGGTAA